The following coding sequences lie in one Spinacia oleracea cultivar Varoflay chromosome 1, BTI_SOV_V1, whole genome shotgun sequence genomic window:
- the LOC130462691 gene encoding phenylacetaldehyde reductase-like: MAAVLLTGRPLTAETVVDETWFSVPEICEKQQMKWYLFSKTLAEEAAWDFVKEHGLDMVSINPAIVIGPLLQPTINTSSFAVLSLVNVTVGFFQGNEKGGHADK; encoded by the exons ATGGCTGCAGTTCTGCTCACTGGTAGACCTCTAACTGCTGAAACTGTAGTTGATGAAACATGGTTTTCTGTCCCAGAAATCTGCGAGAAACAACAAATG AAGTGGTATCTTTTCTCAAAGACATTGGCTGAAGAAGCTGCATGGGATTTTGTTAAAGAACATGGGCTTGATATGGTGTCGATAAACCCTGCAATTGTTATAGGCCCTTTGCTGCAGCCAACAATCAATACCAGTTCTTTTGCTGTTTTAAGCTTGGTTAATG TCACCGTTGGTTTTTTCCAAGGGAATGAAAAAGGTGGACATGCTGACAAATGA